Genomic DNA from Anthonomus grandis grandis chromosome 2, icAntGran1.3, whole genome shotgun sequence:
atgaagtaTTTAGCAAACTTTTCAcaataaccttaaaaaattactttgttaaCACAGCCTATAAATTTGTACAATGTTCAACAATGTTACAAGACATTGAAACGTCAGAAGAACAACAAATGAAACTCACTCTATATCACACCACAAAAACATGTCATCGAGGCATAACCGAAATGAAAAAAGCATTATGCCATAGATTTTATTGGCCTAGTATAATTATGGATATAGAAAGATACGTTAACTCATGTGATATttgttaaaagaataaatatgacAGAGATCCCCctgtaatcaaatttaatttaacaccGAGTACAACAAAACCGTTTGAACAAATTCACATCGACACCTTCAAAATAGATAATCATAATTTTCCTTCGCTTGTCCTTGATATAATTACAACAATGTAGTATCCGTGAATCATGTTTCTCGGCACGACGTTCAgagcaaaaaatgtttattttgcatTATTGTTGGCCTGCCTTATCGCTGGGAATTCATTCCGTTTTGTCGTGTTCGAGGTACGCGTCGAAATtctttttgacttaaaaatgCCTAAACGTAAAATAAGTGAGGAAAAAAAGTGTGAAGTGAGGAAACTTAACaaaaaactcaagaaaataCAGGATAAGCTACGACTACTGGATTCAAGCGATTCGTCTTTTACGTCATCTAGCGAATCTTCAGGTAATAAAATGGCTTAATTGCCTTTAAATAATGGAGAAGGAAATCGCGCGATTTCATTAATCTTCTCTGGCAGCATGCGCTTGCCAAATCAAGGGTTATAACACGCGTTATACCATTATAAACAAAAGCATAATATGAAACCTTATAATTGAGAGTGAAATCGCGCGATTTCAGTAATCTCAGGCAACAAGCGTTCGCCAAAAGACTTTAATAAACTGATAAGGTTTTTTGTCGCCCGTTTAGGTTCGTCTTCGGACGTAGAACCCAATAATGAAGAAATCCAGATCATACCTCAAACGGAGACAGCACCAGAACAGATTGAAGTAGATTTTGACTTCTTTGGCAGCAAGCCGCTGGACGAGGCACAAATCGGTGTAGCAATACACAACGAGATTGCAGTACGCTGGAGTGCAGTGCTACAATCGGGGTTAACCAGTGCACAAAGAAGTGACATtacagaaaaatacaaaattcccGAAAATTGTCTACAATTGCTACCTCCAAAAACAAATGATGAAATACAACCATGTCTTCCCGATGGGGTTCTTAAACATGACAAATTCGTTACAGCGTTGCAGTTACAGCTAGCTCACGGCCTCTCAGCCATCgcaacaataataaacaaaaatttgccAGTCGCAGAACAGGCTAACGACACAAAAGTTTTGGGGGAAGCATGTCAAATTTTTGCAAATGTCCATAATGCGCTTTCAATTCATAGAAAGTACAAAATTTTGCCGCATTTACATCCTGATTGTGCTAAAGTGgccaaaaacataaaaatggatAACAACCTGTTTGGAAAAGATTTTCATGAAGTTTTCAAAAACGACCAAGctctaaaaaaatcaagtgcTGTCTTGAAGAAGAGAGCCTCAACTGCCATGACTGCGACCGCTGGAACTTCTGGACTTCAGCAGAAATACCGTCAGTCTTTAAACTACCAGCGCCCCCAATACAAAGGGAAATTCAAAGAAGGAGTGAGGAGAGAGGAGAGGCTGCCGAGGGAAAGAAGCAAATGGAACCAGCGCAAGGAACAACAGTACCATCAACGCAGGAAGTAGGCGGTTCGAATAAGGTAACTAAATATGCAGGccgattaaataaattttcacaagCGTGGAAAAATATTACCCAAAACAAAGTAGTCTTAAACTGGGTTCAGGGAATAAATCTCCCCTTTCATTCAAAGCCTAAACAACTGCGGGAGCCTAAAAATTACATAGAAAAGGGTCAAATTAAAGATTATGAGAGTTctataaaaaacctaataaaaattgGGGCTATTTCAAAATGTCTCccaacaaaaaatcaatatttatcgccttattttataagaaaaaaaccaaATGGAGAAAAtaggtttatattaaatttgaaaaaacttaacaaCTATATGGAAGCTCCGCATTTCAAATTAGAAGACCATAGAACAGTGTTAAGACTGTTGCaccataataattatttagcaaaaattgACCTCAAGGACGCTTATTTTTTACTGTCAATGCagaaaaaatatcgaaaataccTAAGATTTAAATTCAGGAATGTCATGTATGAGTTTAACTCACTTCCATTTGGTTTAAGCGTAGCGCCATTCATTTTCACCAAAATAATGAAGCAAGTTGCAGGATTTctaaggaaattaaatattctattaattttCTATCTTGATGATATTTTACTTCTGGCAGATAGTAAGTCacaatgtataaaaaatataaaaactacaacACAATTGCTAGAAAACTTAGGttttataatcaatattaaCAAAAGCGTATTACAGCCACAACAGACAATTAACTTTCTTgggttttcttttaattcagcaagcttaaaaatttcattaccagaaaaaaaaatatattcaataaaacaaaaaattaagcaatttaaaaggaaaaaccAATGCACTGTAAGAGTTTTTGCACAGTTATTAGAGAAATTAGTAGCGTCATGTCCAGCAACAAAATACGGgtttgctcatttaaaaattttggaaataattaagCACTCAGCTATTCGAAGTGATTATCAAAATTACAAtaagaaaatggaaatttgCGACTCAATAAGAAATGAATTATCATGGTGGGAAAATAATATAGGGAAAGGCCAAGATATAAAACCACatcaatttaaattagaaatctTTTCAGATGCTTCACCTACAGGTTGGGGTGCCTTCTgtggaaaaaatacttttcatgGGTTTTGGGACAAAAATGAATCTCAAATGCACATAAATTACTTAGAAATAAAAGCGGCATATTATGCACTAAGTTCATTaacgaaaaataaaactaacataCGGATCTTACTGAGAATTGATAATCAAACCGCTATTTCTTGCATAAATCGAGGGGGTAGTGTCAGATTTCACCATCTGAATGATGCTACAAGACTTATCTGGGAATGGtgtgaaaacaaaaacatatcaATATTTGCAAGTTACATTACGtcatcagaaaattttaaagcgGACAAAGAATCTAGATCGTTATCGATCGACACGGAGTATCAATTAAATCTTTACGCTTTTacgaaaattattcaaaatttcggGGAACCAGAAATAGATTTATTTGCCTcaagaattaataataaatgtaaaaaatatatatcttggTTTCCCGATCCAAGCTCATTTTCAGTCGATGCATTCACAATTTCATGGACCGCATGTTATTTTTACGCTTTTCCGCCTTTTTCGTGCATTCCTCGAgtcttagaaaaaattattgaggaAAAAGCACTAGGTATAATGGTTGTACCAAATTGGCCCTCGCAACCCTGGTTTCCTATCTTCCAAAAACTTTTAACTGAAGATCCGATATATTTTAAACCTAATCCTAGCCTCCTTTTATCTCCTTTTAGGACCAGCCATCCGCTATGCAAGGAACTTTCCCTGGTGGCAGGGAAATTGTCAGGATCGCTTATCAAATAAAAGGAATTCCGGCGACAGCGATACCAACAATGATCAATTCCTTATCAGAAGGCACCTTAAAGCAATATtccaattgttttaaaaaatactgggAGTTTTGCAATGAAAGGCAATATATAAACCCATTTATTTACAGTATAGGTAGATATTTAGAATTCTTAGAACATGCATTAAATAAAGGAATGTCTTATTCTGTCATTAATTCTTATAGGTCGgctttaaatcttatattttcgCCGAAAGAACAAGACTTAAAATGCATTAATAGGTTTCTCAAGGGTGTAGCAAATATAAGACCGCCGGAGCCGAAATATTCGTACATCTGGAATCCGGATTCGGTACTAGCAGTTTTGAAAACGTGGTACCCATTAAATTCCTTGAATATCGAAAAACTAACCTATAAACTTACTTTTCTAATGGCAATTGCATCCGCCAGTAGAGTACAaactttaactaaaataaaaatcggtAACATATTaaagaatgaaaataaaatagaaataaaaatttcagatagAATTAAAACATCAGCCCCCAATAAAATCCAACCAGTTTTAATATTCCCATTCTTTAATGAAGCACCAGAGTTATGCGTGGCACACACTATAGAGgcttatttagaaaaaactgcACAGTTTAGGGATAATAACGAATCACTGATCCTAACACATAAAAGACCATTTCACCCAGCAACCTCACAAACCATAAGTCGATGGCTGAAAACAGTGTTAAAATTAGGAGGAATTGACACTACAGTTTTTTCTGGTCAAAGCACTCGACACGCATCAGCTTCCGCTGCTTCCAGGAAAGGGGTGAATATTGACCTCATACGTCATACGGCCGGGTGGACGCCGTCCtccaatacatttttcaaattctatAATAGACCCTTAATTAAACCCAGAGAAGAATTTGCTAAAACGGTGCTAACCACCGAAAAATAATGTTGcataagattattaaaattcatcCTTATTGGAACAAGCcttacatattattaataataatatttagtctagggttatataagtatttatataatGTACATATAAAACTTTAGGTTTAAGGATCCAATATATGTAGGTACATAGGAACATACCAATGTTGCAGATTAATTTAGTATAGGTATAAGTGTTAATTGTTAAATGCcaataattacttaaaagatGCATTTACGcatttatataagaaatcttatattattactattactcACTtcataagtttattaaaataatacatgtcATAACCAGGTACAATTtgttagataaattaaaatttcgccACTACAAAATTGCCTTTTACTCTAAACATCTACATTGTTGTAATTATATCAAGGACAAGCGAAGGAAAATTATAAGATCAATCGACTTACCTGAAGGAAGATTGATATTAATTTTCCGAGCTTGTCCGTAGatataattacaaaccctcccACCACTTCCAAGCACCCAGAAGCAATTTTGTCCACCAACCAACGCCAACGGAATGAATTCCCAGCGATAAGGCAGGCCAACAATAatgcaaaataaacattttttgctcTGAACGTCGTGCCGAGAAACATGATTCACGGATACTACATTGTTGTAATTATATCTACGGACAAGCTCGGAAAATTAATATCAATCTTCCTTCAGGTAAGTCGATTGATcttataattttcttactaTCATCGACGCTTTTTCTCGCTATGCACAAGCTTACCATCTAAGTAGTGTTACAGGAACAGCTGTAATTGAAAACCTTTTAACATTTGTTACACATCATGGTTTGCCACTTCAAATTACGTGTGACAGAggaacagaatttaaaaataaagatcttGAAGATTTCTGTTCTCTTTATAAAATCCAACTCCATTACACTACAGCGAAAAACAGCAACTCAAATTggttttgttttgaattgtcAGCAGTTTTCAGTCGTTTTGATTTCGGTGATTGTAGTGTCTTTTGCCCGCGAATTTTGACAAGGTAGGTGGTTTTGGCTAACGgttttattgattagttttgATTTTGTCGATTCATCGATTTAATTGTGCGGCCGGATTTCCCTCTATTAGTGTTTGGtacttaatttaagttatttatcgtgcttaataatttattattatgtgtaTTTGAGTGATGCAaggtaagatatttttatttaatggctTCTTTTATTAATCATCATATCATTTCTAATGTTTGTTTGCTGAAAGATgaacaaattaaatgaaatcaaacaAGCTGAAGATTTAATAGACTGGCtgctattaaacaattttagtttattaagctTTGATGCcaaatattatgttattaagaCTTTGGGCAGGCCTCAGCCCCATTTAATTTCATTGCGATCTGCAGACAATCGACAAAATCGCGGGTTTAATTTGACTTGGTACAGCAAATATGATTGGTTAGACCGGATCAGTTAAAAGAGAAAAGCTTTTTTGCTGGACTTGTCTGTTATTTTCTGTCCAAACTGAATATTCTACGTGGTCGAAAACTAgatattctgatttaaaaaatttgcctcAGTTCATTgaaagacatttaaaatcaaaggAGCACATTTCTTCGTCTTGTAAATTAAGgctttttggaaaacaaaatattgcttCTGCTTTAGATAATGCTCAAAAAGAagccattatttcttttaacaatCAAGTACGTGAAAACCGGTCAAATTTAGAGCGGCTTGTTGACATTACTCTTTATTTAGCTTCACAAGAACTAGCTTTTCGCGGACATGATGAGACCGAAGAGTCGATTAATCGTGGCAACTATAAAGAACTTTTGACGTTGTGGGGTAAATACGattcaaaatgaaatcattGAAAGTTTGTCACAGCTCGTCGATGAGCATATTTCCAAGAAATTCAAGCAAAGTCTTTCAGTCAGTTGTTTTACATTAATAAGCGTACCAAAGAATATCACAAAGGATTAACTTTGGTTGGGTTGGGTCATATAATACATTTCAGTGTCATCTGCTTACTTTTGTATTttgcagtaatttaaaaatttataaaatttggaagtatataaaataaaatggattGGTCCTCAAATTGACTTCTGAGGGAACTTAGGCCAAGATAATAGAATTTAATGGCATTCAAAACTGTTTCAATTCATCCGTTCATTCAACTGTTCATTTCATTCAAAATTGTGGACATGCATGTCtttatttaccatttttttgtatttcattgTAAGGTAATATTATTCTAACAGACACCGTGTCCGTTTTTCCTTGGCTCTTTTTTATTATGTAccattataaaaacaaattttagtgTTTCCTACTTATTGGGTAGAATACATTGACTTTATCCCCTTTGAAGAAGTTTTGCTCTATATCTTTCTCATTGTGTCTTCTTTTATGTCTAATTCCCTTATAACTAAATACTCGcattccataatttttaaatatcggCACACTTagctaaaaaaattctaactcgATGATTTACGGCAagtgataatttaaataacttttaattgtCACTTGTCGATTAAATCTCAACTTGTGAAATCTGGCTGAAACGAAAATTTTAATACGCTGCGAATggcgtaaaaaaatatacagggtttcataaaaatatgaaaCCCTGAAAAAGTAACCATAATAGAAAAGTTATGGTtacttttttatcattaatattaaggcaatcattaataattagacatttatgtaaaaaattttggttaataAAATCAGtcgaatgaaaaaaaaaatcaaaagttttttgttacAGTCTGCTCCAGTCTCCCCTAGTATTATACATAATGTAGAATGATAATAATTACCAAAAAGATCTTACCTTTAGGTAATATTCGGGACCATGacaaagaaaatttataattttgcagACCCATAGCCACCATGGAAGCAACATCTTGCTTGTATTGATGGTAAGAGTCAGAGGCAACGTTTCCAGtagcattatttaaatatatggaaTAAGTATTGGAGAGCCAATCCCACGATGATCTGCTTTTTCCATCTTCATTCCAGCCACCTTCTATTTGGAAAGCGGAAGTTCCTGCCCCAAATTTAAACGTGGATGGGAATATTGAAGTATTACATGTGTCTGCTGCCTCTAATctgataagaaaaattaaaatgagcATATACGATATAAT
This window encodes:
- the LOC126750729 gene encoding uncharacterized protein LOC126750729, producing the protein MFLGTTFRAKNVYFALLLACLIAGNSFRFVVFEVRVEILFDLKMPKRKISEEKKCEVRKLNKKLKKIQDKLRLLDSSDSSFTSSSESSGSSSDVEPNNEEIQIIPQTETAPEQIEVDFDFFGSKPLDEAQIGVAIHNEIAVRWSAVLQSGLTSAQRSDITEKYKIPENCLQLLPPKTNDEIQPCLPDGVLKHDKFVTALQLQLAHGLSAIATIINKNLPVAEQANDTKVLGEACQIFANVHNALSIHRKYKILPHLHPDCAKVAKNIKMDNNLFGKDFHEVFKNDQALKKSSAVLKKRASTAMTATAGTSGLQQKYRQSLNYQRPQYKGKFKEGVRREERLPRERSKWNQRKEQQYHQRRK